One Cellulomonas taurus genomic region harbors:
- a CDS encoding carbohydrate ABC transporter permease yields MTSDVLAPPPVGGAVTGGTTHQRPARRGSLSARRRRTAFGWFLLLAGPNIALLLVFVYRPLIQSFYLSTLQWNLGSPVARQVGLGNYIEWFTAASTGRVVGTTVVFTLVTVGGSMLLGLGLALLLNRKLVGRGFARTVAFAPYVLSGFAVGILWLFIFDPRYGLMAELLQLVNLDSPQWYTQRPWPLVMIVVVYLWKNVGYVALIYLAGLQSVPQDLKDAAALDGASPARTLRSIVLPLLTPTTFFLLVTMMLASLQSFDLIKAMTSGGPLGSTTTLMYSIYEESFVNGRAGYASAVATILFLVLLAVTAVQMRFIQRKVHYS; encoded by the coding sequence GTGACCTCTGACGTCCTCGCGCCGCCCCCTGTCGGCGGCGCCGTGACCGGTGGGACGACGCACCAGCGTCCCGCCCGCCGCGGCAGCCTGAGCGCCCGCCGCCGCCGGACCGCCTTCGGCTGGTTCCTCCTGCTGGCCGGTCCGAACATCGCCCTGCTGCTGGTGTTCGTGTACCGCCCGCTGATCCAGAGCTTCTACCTGTCGACCTTGCAGTGGAACCTCGGGTCGCCGGTGGCCCGCCAGGTCGGGCTCGGCAACTACATCGAGTGGTTCACCGCCGCGAGCACCGGCCGGGTGGTCGGGACCACCGTGGTCTTCACCCTCGTGACGGTCGGCGGGTCGATGCTGCTCGGCCTCGGCCTCGCGCTGCTGCTCAACCGCAAGCTGGTCGGCCGCGGCTTCGCCCGCACCGTGGCCTTCGCGCCGTACGTGCTGTCCGGCTTCGCGGTCGGCATCCTGTGGCTGTTCATCTTCGACCCGCGGTACGGGCTGATGGCCGAGCTGCTGCAGCTGGTGAACCTGGACTCGCCGCAGTGGTACACCCAGCGGCCCTGGCCGCTGGTGATGATCGTGGTCGTCTACCTGTGGAAGAACGTCGGCTACGTCGCGCTCATCTACTTGGCCGGTCTGCAGTCGGTGCCGCAGGACCTCAAGGACGCGGCGGCCCTGGACGGGGCCTCGCCCGCCCGGACCCTGCGCTCGATCGTGCTGCCCCTGCTGACCCCCACCACGTTCTTCCTGCTGGTGACGATGATGCTGGCCTCGCTGCAGTCCTTCGACCTGATCAAGGCGATGACCAGCGGTGGCCCGCTCGGCTCCACCACGACGCTCATGTACTCGATCTACGAGGAGAGCTTCGTGAACGGCCGGGCCGGGTACGCCTCGGCGGTCGCCACGATCCTCTTCCTGGTGCTGCTGGCCGTCACCGCGGTGCAGATGCGCTTCATCCAGCGGAAGGTGCACTACTCGTGA
- a CDS encoding AzlC family ABC transporter permease, with protein MSDSPEPRQALPHDPAVRSAVRTALSVSVATGLYGISFGALAVAAGLDLPQTMVLSLVMFSGGSQFAAVGVLGAGGAAGAVVATAGLLGARNGLYGVQVSALLGDRGWRRVLAAHLTIDESTAVATAQPGQRAARVGFWWTGVGVFVLWNAFSLAGALLGDALGDPRRYGLDAAAAAAFLALLWPRVGWSRGGSRDGAGDDLRTGRWVALAAAVVALALTPVVPAGVPVLAAALLAVVVGVLAPGDGTSEATR; from the coding sequence GTGTCCGACTCCCCCGAGCCGCGGCAGGCGCTCCCGCACGACCCGGCCGTCCGATCCGCCGTCCGCACCGCGCTGTCCGTGTCCGTCGCGACCGGGCTCTACGGCATCTCCTTCGGCGCGCTGGCCGTGGCGGCGGGTCTGGACCTGCCGCAGACGATGGTGCTCAGCCTGGTGATGTTCTCCGGTGGGTCCCAGTTCGCCGCGGTCGGGGTGCTGGGTGCCGGTGGCGCGGCCGGAGCGGTGGTCGCGACGGCTGGGCTGCTGGGTGCGCGCAACGGGCTGTACGGCGTGCAGGTCTCCGCGCTGCTCGGCGACCGGGGCTGGCGCCGGGTGCTGGCGGCGCACCTGACCATTGACGAGTCCACCGCCGTGGCCACCGCGCAACCGGGTCAGCGGGCAGCGCGGGTCGGCTTCTGGTGGACCGGAGTCGGGGTGTTCGTGCTCTGGAACGCGTTCAGCCTGGCCGGTGCGCTGCTCGGCGACGCGCTGGGCGACCCGCGCCGGTACGGGTTGGACGCCGCGGCGGCCGCGGCCTTCCTGGCGTTGCTCTGGCCGCGGGTCGGGTGGTCCCGGGGTGGGTCGCGAGACGGGGCGGGCGACGACCTGCGCACCGGACGCTGGGTGGCGCTCGCCGCGGCGGTGGTCGCGCTGGCCCTGACCCCGGTGGTGCCGGCCGGGGTGCCGGTGCTCGCCGCGGCCCTCCTGGCCGTGGTGGTGGGCGTGCTCGCACCCGGCGACGGGACCTCGGAGGCGACCCGATGA
- a CDS encoding AzlD domain-containing protein gives MSPLDRTTAWIAVLASSALVYATKLAGHLIPRRALDNPRVTRTAGLVTIALLAALVAVQTATGGGAVQVDARLVAVAVAAVALVLRAPFIVVVVLAAGSAALLRALGWMA, from the coding sequence ATGAGCCCGCTCGACCGCACCACCGCGTGGATCGCCGTGCTGGCGTCCTCGGCGCTGGTCTACGCCACCAAACTCGCCGGGCACCTGATCCCGCGCCGGGCACTGGACAACCCCCGGGTCACCCGCACCGCCGGGCTGGTGACCATCGCCCTGCTGGCGGCGCTGGTCGCGGTCCAGACGGCGACCGGCGGGGGCGCGGTGCAGGTGGATGCCCGCCTGGTGGCCGTGGCGGTGGCGGCGGTGGCCCTGGTCCTGCGCGCCCCGTTCATCGTGGTGGTGGTGCTGGCCGCCGGGTCTGCCGCCCTGCTGCGGGCACTGGGCTGGATGGCCTGA
- a CDS encoding thymidylate synthase, with the protein MGPMTDLPYASQTTPYEDLLRLVLETGTAKSDRTGTGTRSVFGHQMRFDLAQGFPLVTTKRVHLRSIVQELLWFLRGDSNVRWLQERNVTIWDEWADQDGELGPVYGVQWRSWPMPDGGHIDQLSELLTNLRRDPDSRRHIVSAWNVADIPSMALAPCHALFQFYVADGKLSCQLYQRSADLFLGVPFNLASYALLTHMVAQQVGLEVGDFVWTGGDCHIYDNHLDQVREQLTREPYPFPTLHLRRAASLFDYILEDVEVVGYQHHPTIKAPIAV; encoded by the coding sequence ATGGGGCCCATGACCGACCTGCCGTACGCCAGCCAGACCACGCCGTACGAGGACCTGCTCCGGCTGGTGCTGGAGACCGGCACCGCGAAGTCCGACCGCACCGGCACCGGGACCCGCAGCGTCTTCGGTCACCAGATGCGCTTCGACCTGGCGCAGGGCTTCCCACTGGTCACCACCAAGCGGGTGCACCTGCGGTCGATCGTGCAGGAGCTGCTGTGGTTCCTGCGCGGCGACTCGAACGTCCGCTGGCTGCAGGAGCGGAACGTGACCATCTGGGACGAGTGGGCCGATCAGGACGGCGAGCTGGGGCCGGTGTACGGCGTGCAGTGGCGGTCGTGGCCCATGCCGGACGGCGGTCACATCGACCAGCTCAGCGAGCTGCTGACGAACCTGCGTCGGGACCCCGACTCGCGGCGGCACATCGTGTCGGCGTGGAACGTGGCGGACATCCCGAGCATGGCGCTCGCCCCGTGCCACGCGCTGTTCCAGTTCTACGTGGCCGACGGCAAGCTGTCCTGCCAGCTCTACCAGCGGTCGGCGGACCTGTTCCTCGGGGTGCCGTTCAACCTGGCGTCCTACGCCCTGCTGACCCACATGGTGGCGCAGCAGGTCGGGCTCGAGGTCGGCGACTTCGTGTGGACCGGCGGCGACTGCCACATCTACGACAACCACCTGGACCAGGTGCGCGAGCAGCTCACCCGGGAGCCGTACCCGTTCCCGACCCTGCACCTGCGCCGGGCCGCGTCGCTGTTCGACTACATCCTGGAGGACGTCGAGGTGGTCGGCTACCAGCACCACCCGACGATCAAGGCACCGATCGCGGTCTGA
- a CDS encoding NAD-dependent succinate-semialdehyde dehydrogenase translates to MPTAVLPPNLAAHLPTGLLIDGRWRPATGGGSFAVEDPGTGETLFDVADATAEDALAALDAADRAFPLWREVAPRTRSDLLRGVFDAMIARTDDLAALVTAEGGKPLAEARAEVQYAAEYVRWYSEQAVRLDGLARRAPAGTHHQLVMRRPVGPALAITPWNFPIAMIARKVAPALAAGCPIVVKPARLTPLTTAYFAELIREELDARDLPTGVVNVIPTASSGAVTGPVIADRRLRKLSFTGSTEVGRTLLGQAAQNILRTSMELGGNAPFLVFADADLDEAVAGAVAAKMRNSGQTCVAANRFLVQEPVAAEFADRLTAAFQDLRVGHGAEPGVTVGPLIEASAVDHVAELVARAADDGARVRTGGERIGGRGHFYPPTVLDRVPADTPAVTEEIFGPVAPVTSFGTEEEGLALANGTDFGLVAYAYTRDLSRALRLTEAVEAGMIGINRGMVSDASAPFGGVKLSGIGREGGEAGIEEYLEPVYVAW, encoded by the coding sequence ATGCCCACCGCCGTGCTGCCACCCAACCTCGCCGCCCACCTGCCCACCGGGCTGCTGATCGACGGTCGCTGGCGACCCGCCACCGGCGGCGGCAGCTTCGCGGTCGAGGACCCGGGCACCGGCGAGACGCTGTTCGACGTCGCCGACGCCACCGCGGAGGACGCGCTCGCCGCCCTGGACGCCGCGGACCGCGCGTTCCCGCTCTGGCGCGAGGTCGCTCCCCGGACCCGGTCGGACCTGCTGCGCGGCGTCTTCGACGCGATGATCGCCCGGACCGACGATCTGGCGGCCCTGGTCACCGCGGAGGGCGGCAAACCACTGGCCGAGGCGCGCGCGGAGGTGCAGTACGCCGCCGAGTACGTGCGCTGGTACTCCGAGCAGGCGGTGCGCCTGGACGGGCTGGCCCGACGTGCACCGGCCGGGACCCACCACCAGCTGGTGATGCGCCGCCCGGTCGGACCGGCGCTCGCGATCACGCCGTGGAACTTCCCGATCGCGATGATCGCCCGCAAGGTCGCCCCGGCGCTGGCCGCCGGGTGCCCGATCGTGGTGAAGCCGGCCCGGCTGACCCCGCTGACCACCGCCTACTTCGCCGAGCTGATCCGCGAGGAACTGGACGCCCGTGACCTGCCGACCGGGGTGGTGAACGTCATCCCGACCGCGTCCTCCGGTGCCGTGACCGGGCCGGTGATCGCCGACCGCCGGTTGCGCAAGCTCTCGTTCACCGGCAGCACCGAGGTCGGCCGCACCCTGCTCGGCCAGGCGGCGCAGAACATCCTGCGCACGTCGATGGAGCTGGGCGGCAACGCCCCGTTCCTGGTGTTCGCCGACGCCGATCTGGACGAGGCGGTGGCGGGTGCGGTGGCGGCGAAGATGCGCAACTCGGGCCAGACCTGCGTCGCCGCGAACCGGTTCCTGGTCCAGGAGCCGGTGGCGGCCGAGTTCGCCGACCGGTTGACCGCCGCCTTCCAGGACCTGCGGGTGGGCCACGGGGCGGAGCCGGGGGTCACCGTCGGGCCGCTGATCGAGGCGTCCGCCGTCGACCACGTCGCCGAGCTGGTGGCCCGGGCCGCCGACGACGGGGCACGGGTCCGGACCGGTGGCGAGCGGATCGGGGGCCGGGGCCACTTCTACCCGCCCACCGTGCTGGACCGGGTGCCCGCGGACACCCCGGCGGTGACCGAGGAGATCTTCGGCCCGGTCGCACCGGTGACCAGCTTCGGCACCGAGGAGGAGGGGCTCGCGCTGGCGAACGGCACCGACTTCGGCCTGGTCGCCTACGCGTACACCCGCGACCTGTCCCGGGCGCTCCGGCTGACCGAGGCGGTGGAGGCCGGGATGATCGGCATCAACCGGGGCATGGTCTCCGACGCCAGCGCCCCGTTCGGTGGCGTGAAGCTGTCCGGGATCGGGCGCGAGGGTGGCGAGGCGGGGATCGAGGAGTACCTGGAGCCGGTGTACGTGGCATGGTGA
- a CDS encoding GNAT family N-acetyltransferase yields the protein MPGPLNPLTPTSDVSVRPAVPGDEQDVARVQLTAWRESLTETLGEAVLDGIDPTQLAAQWQRAISAPPGRGYRVLVAMHGPRLVGFASVAPVTAPADSDDDTPGGEILALEVLPEARRVGHGSRLLAAVVDLLRDEDGAGSVQTWVLVGDVVREQFLGSAGLDDMGAERRLGSEGDPREVTERLWAAAI from the coding sequence ATGCCCGGCCCCCTGAACCCGCTCACCCCCACCTCCGACGTGTCGGTCCGCCCCGCGGTCCCCGGCGACGAGCAGGACGTGGCCCGCGTCCAGCTCACCGCCTGGCGGGAGTCCCTGACCGAGACCCTGGGCGAGGCGGTGCTGGACGGGATCGACCCGACCCAGCTGGCGGCGCAGTGGCAGCGGGCGATCAGCGCGCCGCCCGGGCGCGGCTACCGGGTGCTGGTCGCGATGCACGGGCCGCGGCTGGTCGGCTTCGCCTCGGTGGCTCCGGTCACCGCCCCGGCCGACTCCGACGACGACACGCCCGGCGGCGAGATCCTGGCGCTGGAAGTCCTGCCCGAGGCCCGTCGGGTGGGCCACGGGTCGCGGCTGCTGGCCGCCGTGGTGGACCTGCTGCGGGACGAGGACGGGGCCGGCAGCGTGCAGACCTGGGTGCTGGTCGGGGACGTGGTCCGCGAGCAGTTCCTCGGCTCGGCCGGGCTGGACGACATGGGTGCCGAACGGCGCCTGGGCAGCGAGGGCGACCCGCGCGAGGTGACCGAGCGTCTGTGGGCGGCCGCGATCTGA
- a CDS encoding putative bifunctional diguanylate cyclase/phosphodiesterase → MTLADLVSDPVVVAADAPCEAVDHGFRTEWTVSSVLVEPREPGGRYGMVARKDFLTTMTGRFGFGRSLWSRRPVSEIARWDAQRVRITDSLTEAADRLTSGDGYADMVVIGPDDTPVGVLDPTSLMAALATELAHQASHDPLTGVQSRAGFLADLEQLCATARASGGAVALAYLDLDRLKEVNDSLGHPSGDALIASVARRLATAAGPQDALGRLGGDEFALAHLLGPQNPDHDWRRRALDLGERLRSVVADLDPALPVRAHSRASVGIAVGAGALLGHEHLLHEADLAMYGAKKAGGDRVRLADADAPVPIARGTLPGSPVARLPEHLAQGLQLYYQPIVTVADGRTREVEALLRVRTAEGVDGPAGPLARALALDRALDLDLWVLDRACADLRAWDERWGPSAPTVMNVNLSPSALDADDLADRVLAVVDAHRLDPARVRLELSELASDAQLARALPQLTRIRAGGLRIGLDDLGGALSGLRSVTRLPVDVLKIDRSVIAGMLTDPVDRLLVALVGAVAQERGLTVVAEGVEDGAQYRALREAGVPMAQGFWMARPMPADQIGTHLGARPGARPAAQSAAHRGDMSPR, encoded by the coding sequence GTGACCCTCGCTGACCTGGTCTCCGACCCCGTGGTGGTGGCGGCGGACGCCCCCTGCGAGGCGGTCGACCACGGCTTCCGCACCGAGTGGACGGTCAGCTCCGTGCTGGTCGAGCCACGGGAGCCGGGTGGGCGCTACGGGATGGTCGCCCGCAAGGACTTCCTGACCACCATGACCGGGCGGTTCGGCTTCGGACGCTCGCTCTGGTCACGCCGCCCGGTGTCCGAGATCGCCCGGTGGGACGCCCAGCGGGTCAGGATCACCGACTCGCTCACCGAGGCCGCCGACCGCCTGACGTCCGGTGACGGGTATGCGGACATGGTGGTGATCGGCCCGGACGACACACCGGTCGGCGTCCTCGATCCGACCAGCCTGATGGCCGCTCTGGCGACCGAGCTCGCGCACCAGGCGTCGCATGACCCGTTGACCGGGGTGCAGTCCCGGGCCGGATTCCTGGCCGACCTGGAGCAACTCTGTGCCACCGCCCGGGCCTCCGGGGGCGCCGTCGCGCTGGCCTACCTGGATCTGGACCGCCTGAAGGAGGTCAACGACAGCCTGGGGCACCCCTCCGGCGACGCCCTCATCGCCTCGGTCGCCCGTCGACTGGCCACGGCCGCTGGTCCACAGGACGCGCTGGGCCGCCTCGGTGGCGACGAGTTCGCCCTCGCCCACCTGCTCGGGCCGCAGAACCCGGACCACGACTGGCGACGACGAGCCCTCGACCTCGGTGAACGCCTGCGATCGGTGGTCGCGGACCTCGACCCGGCTCTGCCGGTGCGGGCGCACTCGCGGGCCAGTGTCGGGATCGCCGTGGGTGCCGGGGCGCTCCTGGGTCACGAGCACCTGCTGCACGAGGCGGACCTGGCGATGTACGGCGCGAAGAAGGCGGGCGGCGACCGGGTCCGGCTCGCCGACGCCGACGCACCCGTGCCGATCGCCCGGGGCACCCTGCCCGGCAGCCCGGTCGCCCGACTGCCCGAGCATCTGGCGCAGGGACTCCAGCTGTACTACCAGCCGATCGTCACCGTGGCCGACGGGCGGACCCGCGAGGTGGAGGCGCTGCTGCGGGTGCGCACCGCGGAGGGCGTTGACGGACCGGCGGGGCCGCTGGCACGCGCGCTGGCACTGGACCGGGCGCTCGACCTGGACCTGTGGGTGCTGGACCGCGCCTGCGCCGACCTGCGGGCCTGGGACGAGCGGTGGGGGCCGAGCGCACCCACCGTGATGAACGTCAACCTCTCCCCCAGCGCCCTGGACGCCGACGACCTGGCGGACCGGGTGCTCGCGGTGGTCGATGCCCATCGCCTCGATCCGGCCCGGGTGCGGCTCGAGCTGTCCGAACTGGCGTCCGACGCCCAGCTCGCGCGCGCCCTGCCGCAGCTGACCCGGATCCGCGCGGGTGGGCTGCGGATCGGGCTGGACGACCTGGGCGGCGCACTGTCCGGGCTGCGCTCGGTGACGCGGCTGCCGGTGGACGTGCTGAAGATCGACCGGTCGGTGATCGCCGGCATGCTGACCGACCCGGTGGACCGCCTGCTGGTCGCGCTGGTCGGTGCCGTCGCCCAGGAGCGCGGTCTGACGGTCGTGGCGGAGGGGGTGGAGGACGGTGCGCAGTACCGGGCGCTCCGGGAGGCCGGCGTCCCGATGGCGCAGGGATTCTGGATGGCACGGCCGATGCCCGCCGACCAGATCGGCACCCACCTCGGTGCCCGACCCGGTGCCCGACCCGCTGCTCAGTCAGCCGCGCACCGAGGCGACATGTCGCCTCGGTGA
- a CDS encoding tetratricopeptide repeat protein, whose product MGGGRRRVPLIAAVVLTALLGLYLWVVAGRAVALIRTGEPVGIALGIAFGVLPLLVLALIAREWMLAIDVQRMADTLADRDELPVDELPRSPGGRIDRAAAVTAFDAARADAEQAAPDDWGAWYRLAFAYEAAGDRRRARATLRTASRIHRGRPAR is encoded by the coding sequence ATGGGCGGCGGTCGTCGCCGGGTCCCGCTGATCGCGGCGGTGGTGCTGACGGCACTGCTCGGTCTGTACCTGTGGGTGGTCGCGGGGCGGGCGGTGGCCCTGATCCGCACCGGTGAGCCGGTCGGCATCGCCCTGGGGATCGCCTTCGGGGTGCTGCCGCTGCTGGTGCTGGCGCTGATCGCGCGGGAGTGGATGCTGGCCATCGACGTGCAGCGGATGGCCGACACCCTGGCCGACCGGGACGAGCTACCGGTGGACGAGCTGCCGCGGTCGCCCGGCGGCCGGATCGACCGGGCGGCGGCGGTGACCGCCTTCGACGCAGCGCGCGCGGACGCGGAGCAGGCGGCGCCGGACGACTGGGGTGCCTGGTACCGGTTGGCCTTCGCCTACGAGGCGGCCGGTGACCGACGGCGGGCCCGGGCCACCCTGCGCACCGCCTCCCGGATCCATCGGGGCCGACCGGCGCGGTGA
- the dapB gene encoding 4-hydroxy-tetrahydrodipicolinate reductase, producing MGRSVVEAVNGAPDLELVAALDRDGDVAGLAGTGAQVAVDFTVPSATEANVTALVRQGIHAVVGTTGWTEESLGRVRGELAARPDVGVLIAPNFALGAVLAMRFAAMAARWFESAEVVELHHPDKVDAPSGTARHTAAAIARARAEAGLGPMPDATDTGIDGARGADVDGVRVHAVRLRGLTAHEEILLGNPGEQLTIRHDSFDRVSFMPGVLHAVRAIGARPGLTVGLDQLLDLG from the coding sequence ATGGGCCGATCCGTGGTCGAGGCGGTGAACGGTGCGCCCGATCTGGAGCTGGTGGCCGCGCTCGACCGGGACGGCGATGTGGCGGGGCTGGCGGGCACCGGGGCGCAGGTCGCCGTCGACTTCACCGTGCCCTCCGCCACCGAGGCGAATGTCACCGCGCTGGTCCGACAGGGCATCCACGCGGTGGTCGGCACCACCGGCTGGACCGAGGAGTCCCTGGGTCGGGTGCGCGGTGAGCTGGCGGCCCGGCCGGACGTCGGGGTGCTGATCGCACCGAACTTCGCGCTCGGGGCGGTGCTGGCCATGCGCTTCGCCGCGATGGCGGCCCGGTGGTTCGAGTCGGCCGAGGTGGTCGAGCTGCATCATCCGGACAAGGTGGACGCGCCCTCCGGCACCGCCCGGCACACCGCGGCGGCGATCGCCCGGGCGCGGGCCGAGGCAGGTCTGGGTCCGATGCCCGACGCCACCGACACTGGGATCGACGGCGCGCGCGGTGCCGATGTCGACGGAGTCCGGGTGCACGCGGTGCGGCTGCGCGGTCTGACCGCCCACGAGGAGATCCTGCTCGGCAACCCGGGGGAGCAGCTGACCATCCGACACGACTCCTTCGACCGGGTGAGCTTCATGCCCGGGGTGCTGCACGCGGTGCGGGCCATCGGGGCGCGGCCCGGCCTGACCGTCGGCCTCGACCAGTTGTTGGACCTGGGCTGA